Proteins from a single region of Dyadobacter fanqingshengii:
- a CDS encoding M3 family metallopeptidase has protein sequence MPQPANNPFLTSYNTPFQVPPFDIVEPEHFLPAFEEGMAQQQNSIEAIQSNEAAPTFENTIEALERTGDLLTRVSLVFFNLASANTNPEIEALSKEIAPKLSQHSDDIFLNSDLFQRVKKVNDLQEHFELNAGQKRLLEKTYKAFIRSGANLNDSDQEKMRSINKQLSVLTVRFGQNLLAETNKFELIISDESQLSGLPESIKTNAAQLAKDAGKDGTWKFTLHQPSVMPFLQYADDRALRETMYKAYISRCNHDDELDNKEIVAQITTLRAERASLLGYDCHADYVLEESMAKKITNVHDLLDRLWKAALPVAKSEALQMQELMNNEGVAGELEAWDWFYYADKVRKEKYNYDAESLKPYFQLENVRDGIFKVVQNLYGLTFMEMKDIPKYHEDVIAYEVREASGDLTGIFYMDFFTRNSKRGGAWMTSYRKQSIKDGQRIAPIVSIVCNYAKPTGENPVLLTAEEVETFFHEFGHALHGLLSNVEYETLSGTSVPRDFVELPSQIMEHWAFEPEVLKFYAKHYQTGETIPDEAVEKMKNASKFNQGFATVEYLAAALLDLFYHIAPAGMQINSQTVEEKAMADRGLIKQIAPRYRSTYFQHIFAGGYSAGYYSYIWSEVLDSDAFAAFKETGNIFDPETALSFRKNILEKGGTVEPINLYKSFRGRVPKEKYLLENRGLAKVE, from the coding sequence ATGCCTCAGCCAGCTAATAACCCATTTTTAACTTCATATAACACGCCATTTCAGGTTCCGCCTTTTGATATAGTGGAACCTGAACATTTTTTGCCTGCATTTGAAGAAGGCATGGCCCAACAGCAAAACAGCATCGAGGCCATCCAGTCAAACGAAGCTGCGCCTACATTTGAAAACACCATTGAAGCGTTGGAACGCACTGGCGATCTGCTTACCCGGGTCAGTTTGGTGTTTTTTAATTTGGCTTCGGCTAATACAAATCCGGAGATTGAGGCACTTTCAAAGGAAATCGCGCCAAAGCTGTCTCAGCACAGCGACGATATTTTTCTTAATTCGGATCTATTCCAGCGCGTTAAAAAAGTTAATGATTTACAGGAACATTTTGAACTGAATGCTGGGCAAAAGCGCCTTTTGGAAAAAACCTACAAGGCTTTCATCCGGAGTGGAGCTAATCTGAATGATTCGGACCAGGAGAAAATGCGGAGCATTAACAAGCAATTGTCTGTGCTTACGGTCCGTTTTGGGCAAAACCTGCTGGCTGAAACCAATAAATTCGAGCTGATCATAAGTGACGAATCCCAACTTTCAGGGTTGCCGGAATCCATTAAAACGAATGCCGCGCAATTGGCGAAGGACGCCGGCAAAGACGGAACTTGGAAATTTACATTGCACCAGCCCAGCGTGATGCCCTTTCTTCAATATGCTGATGATCGTGCGCTTCGGGAAACAATGTATAAGGCATATATCAGCCGCTGTAACCACGACGATGAGCTGGATAACAAAGAAATAGTTGCTCAGATAACAACATTAAGGGCTGAGCGGGCGAGCTTACTAGGCTACGACTGTCACGCTGATTATGTTTTGGAAGAAAGTATGGCCAAAAAGATCACAAATGTGCACGATCTGCTGGACCGACTTTGGAAGGCTGCATTGCCAGTTGCCAAATCCGAAGCATTGCAAATGCAGGAATTGATGAATAATGAAGGTGTCGCGGGTGAGCTGGAAGCGTGGGACTGGTTTTACTACGCGGATAAGGTTCGTAAGGAAAAATATAATTACGATGCCGAGTCATTAAAGCCGTATTTCCAGCTTGAAAATGTGCGTGACGGGATTTTTAAAGTGGTTCAAAATCTGTACGGACTGACATTCATGGAAATGAAGGACATCCCAAAATACCATGAAGATGTAATTGCTTACGAAGTACGAGAAGCCAGCGGCGACCTGACCGGCATTTTTTACATGGATTTTTTCACCCGAAATTCAAAAAGAGGCGGCGCATGGATGACTTCTTACCGTAAGCAAAGCATTAAGGACGGCCAGCGTATCGCTCCTATTGTATCCATCGTTTGCAATTATGCCAAACCAACGGGCGAAAACCCGGTTTTGTTGACAGCTGAGGAAGTGGAAACCTTCTTCCACGAATTCGGCCACGCGCTGCATGGTTTGTTATCCAATGTTGAATATGAAACATTATCAGGCACTTCGGTCCCCCGCGACTTTGTGGAATTACCATCCCAAATCATGGAACATTGGGCATTTGAACCGGAAGTCCTGAAATTTTACGCGAAACATTATCAAACAGGCGAAACGATCCCAGACGAAGCAGTGGAGAAAATGAAAAATGCTTCGAAGTTTAATCAGGGATTTGCTACTGTGGAATATCTGGCGGCGGCCTTGCTGGATCTTTTTTATCACATCGCGCCTGCCGGTATGCAAATAAATTCTCAGACCGTAGAAGAAAAGGCAATGGCTGATCGGGGATTGATTAAGCAAATCGCACCACGTTACCGGAGCACTTATTTCCAGCACATTTTCGCGGGTGGTTACTCGGCGGGCTATTACAGTTACATTTGGTCGGAAGTGTTGGATAGCGATGCATTTGCTGCTTTCAAAGAAACGGGAAACATTTTTGACCCGGAGACAGCATTATCATTCCGAAAAAATATTCTCGAAAAAGGCGGAACCGTGGAGCCGATCAATCTTTATAAATCTTTCCGGGGGAGAGTACCGAAAGAGAAATATTTATTAGAAAACAGAGGATTGGCAAAAGTGGAGTAG
- a CDS encoding DUF4249 domain-containing protein, translating to MKLHHIIVILISICLTACESLITDIPADKLPRTESKLVVQSFISPQSARINVVVTESVPLFTESGNKGGVVRNALVKISDGTKEVAIPFDSASTLYSIDRSVFPIVAGKTYSLFVSDGNRVATGVCTVPAGQVLASSYKLDTSFSSNIFEQDTLLTVQMSWTDASRDTNYYRVRSSVDLEYSIAEGTNAETFKERRVKNRFNFNWDETIGRNDYQSDANLDGAVFTSPIGRTVLPNVIVYDYGNGNKFTVYPKAKIAMVMLEVYNTDVHYFKYHRSLEMRGSSDNPFIEPSLIYTNISGGLGCFAAYNSGQVTYRP from the coding sequence ATGAAATTGCATCATATCATTGTTATACTCATTTCCATTTGCCTAACCGCCTGCGAATCGCTGATTACGGATATTCCTGCGGATAAGTTGCCCAGGACGGAATCCAAACTCGTTGTCCAATCATTCATTTCACCGCAATCCGCGCGTATTAATGTGGTGGTTACAGAATCGGTTCCGCTTTTTACAGAATCGGGAAATAAAGGCGGTGTGGTAAGGAATGCGTTGGTAAAAATCTCGGATGGAACCAAGGAAGTGGCCATTCCTTTTGACTCGGCAAGCACACTATATAGCATTGACAGGTCGGTGTTCCCTATTGTTGCGGGAAAAACCTATTCACTTTTCGTGTCTGACGGCAACCGTGTGGCTACGGGCGTTTGCACTGTTCCGGCTGGCCAGGTGCTAGCATCTTCTTATAAGCTGGACACGTCTTTTTCGAGCAATATTTTCGAACAGGATACATTGCTAACGGTCCAAATGAGCTGGACGGACGCTTCACGTGACACCAATTATTATCGTGTCCGCAGCTCCGTCGACCTGGAATACAGCATTGCGGAGGGCACCAATGCGGAGACGTTCAAGGAGCGAAGAGTTAAGAACCGCTTTAATTTCAACTGGGACGAAACCATTGGGCGCAACGATTATCAAAGTGACGCAAACCTGGATGGTGCTGTATTCACGTCACCCATAGGCCGCACCGTTTTGCCTAATGTGATCGTTTATGATTATGGAAATGGCAATAAATTTACGGTTTATCCCAAAGCGAAAATCGCGATGGTCATGCTGGAAGTTTACAACACGGATGTTCACTATTTCAAATATCACCGGTCACTGGAAATGCGTGGGAGTTCGGACAATCCGTTCATAGAACCATCCTTGATCTACACCAACATCAGCGGCGGATTAGGCTGTTTTGCTGCCTATAATTCGGGTCAGGTGACTTACCGTCCGTAA
- a CDS encoding DUF1398 family protein has protein sequence MVELTDDLIKSAEERSKGQAYPFFVKNLKAIGVDNYEIKVGNHKRTYISVIGDKLVIPGDIPEFECAETFELESVKTAIKRNQEGITDYPTFLREIGAAGIHTYVADLAGMKVIYQGPNSEYEYEEVIPEV, from the coding sequence ATGGTAGAATTGACCGACGACTTAATAAAATCTGCCGAGGAGCGATCTAAGGGCCAGGCTTATCCGTTTTTTGTAAAAAATCTGAAAGCCATCGGCGTCGACAATTACGAGATCAAGGTAGGAAACCACAAACGTACTTATATATCCGTTATTGGTGATAAACTGGTGATTCCCGGAGATATTCCCGAGTTTGAATGTGCCGAAACCTTTGAACTGGAGTCTGTAAAGACCGCAATCAAACGCAACCAGGAAGGCATAACTGACTACCCGACATTCCTGCGTGAGATAGGCGCTGCGGGCATACATACTTACGTGGCTGACCTTGCAGGTATGAAGGTGATTTATCAGGGGCCCAATTCAGAATACGAATACGAAGAAGTAATCCCGGAAGTTTAG
- a CDS encoding MBL fold metallo-hydrolase has protein sequence MNIHTIDTGFFKLDGGAMFGVVPKSLWNRHNPADENNLCTWAMRCLLIEDGGKLILIDTGLGNKQDQKFFGHYDLHGDASLISSIRNCGYDVTDITDVILTHLHFDHVGGAVQFNNDRSKLLPAFSNATYWSNEAHWEWAVNPNPREKASFLKENILPLKESGQLKYIEKGKSPFSNIDFIHVNGHTEQMMLPVIHYKDQKIIYAADLLPSSYHIPLAWIMSYDMRPLVTMQEKQEVLQNAAAEKHIILFEHDPVFEAAMVEQTEKGVAIRERGALSYFIS, from the coding sequence ATGAACATTCACACGATAGACACCGGATTCTTCAAGCTCGATGGCGGCGCCATGTTTGGCGTTGTTCCGAAATCGCTTTGGAACAGGCATAATCCGGCGGATGAAAACAATCTCTGCACCTGGGCCATGCGATGCCTGTTGATTGAAGACGGCGGGAAGCTAATTTTAATTGATACAGGACTCGGAAATAAGCAGGATCAAAAATTTTTCGGCCATTATGATCTGCACGGCGACGCCAGCCTGATTTCCTCAATTAGAAACTGTGGTTACGACGTCACAGACATTACGGATGTAATTTTGACGCACCTGCATTTCGATCATGTAGGCGGCGCTGTACAATTTAACAACGATAGGTCAAAACTGCTCCCTGCTTTCTCAAATGCTACATACTGGTCTAATGAAGCACATTGGGAATGGGCTGTTAATCCGAATCCGCGTGAAAAAGCATCGTTTTTGAAAGAGAACATTCTTCCTTTGAAAGAATCGGGGCAGCTGAAATATATTGAAAAAGGTAAATCGCCATTTTCGAACATTGATTTTATCCACGTGAACGGCCATACAGAGCAAATGATGCTTCCCGTGATTCATTACAAGGATCAAAAGATCATTTACGCTGCGGATTTGCTACCATCTTCATACCATATTCCTTTGGCCTGGATCATGAGTTACGACATGCGCCCGCTGGTCACAATGCAGGAAAAGCAGGAAGTTTTGCAAAATGCCGCTGCTGAAAAGCACATTATATTATTTGAACACGATCCGGTTTTTGAAGCTGCCATGGTAGAGCAAACAGAAAAAGGCGTTGCGATTCGCGAGCGCGGTGCATTGAGCTACTTTATCAGCTAA
- a CDS encoding FAD-dependent oxidoreductase translates to MNRRNFFEKAIPASFALGTIASSCAPKTQLQYPDKHFHIGRGYHQIPKLRLSMDRIVKETVGLRPFRASGPRLDVEQLGNKTIVHNYGHGGSGWSLSWGTGNIARNNVLATNEKKVAVIGCGTVGIATARLLQESGCEVTIYTKDVPPNITSNLATGTWSPASRVCDVKVAKPEFKQVWEEATRFSFRRFQFFLGLNDIACWAEEYGVFKETPVYTPGAGGEDFEIHGLIPEHVRLEAKEHPFNADHVTRRTNLMFNIPSYLRHQLQDFVMFGGKVKIQEIKKLEDIDALPEKVVVNCMGLGAKPVFNDQELTPVSGQLSCLIPQSDVNYKLYTKGANFISRKDGIYIGSNGIVGNWDTTPSKEQTEKTVGILMKLMEEMKG, encoded by the coding sequence ATGAACCGCAGAAATTTTTTCGAAAAAGCAATTCCCGCAAGTTTCGCATTAGGCACCATTGCCTCCTCTTGTGCACCTAAAACCCAGCTGCAATACCCAGACAAACATTTTCATATAGGCCGCGGTTACCATCAGATCCCAAAATTGAGGCTCTCAATGGACCGTATTGTGAAGGAAACCGTTGGATTACGGCCATTCAGGGCGTCGGGGCCGAGGCTGGATGTAGAACAGCTTGGCAACAAAACCATCGTGCATAATTACGGGCATGGCGGGAGCGGCTGGTCGCTGTCATGGGGAACGGGCAACATTGCACGGAATAATGTGCTGGCTACCAATGAAAAAAAAGTTGCGGTGATCGGCTGCGGAACGGTTGGGATTGCCACTGCGCGCCTGTTGCAGGAAAGCGGCTGTGAAGTAACCATTTATACAAAGGACGTCCCGCCGAACATTACCAGTAACCTGGCAACCGGGACGTGGTCACCGGCCTCGCGGGTTTGTGATGTGAAAGTGGCCAAGCCGGAGTTTAAGCAGGTTTGGGAGGAAGCTACGCGCTTTTCATTCCGTCGGTTCCAATTTTTCCTGGGATTGAATGACATTGCCTGCTGGGCGGAAGAATATGGTGTTTTCAAAGAAACGCCCGTGTACACGCCCGGGGCCGGAGGGGAAGATTTTGAAATACATGGCCTCATCCCCGAACACGTGCGGCTGGAAGCGAAAGAACATCCTTTCAATGCAGATCACGTCACCAGACGGACGAACCTAATGTTCAACATTCCCAGCTATTTAAGGCATCAGTTACAGGATTTCGTCATGTTTGGGGGTAAAGTTAAAATCCAGGAGATTAAAAAACTGGAAGATATCGATGCATTACCCGAAAAAGTGGTGGTCAACTGCATGGGACTGGGCGCAAAGCCCGTCTTCAATGATCAGGAATTGACCCCGGTTTCAGGCCAGCTTTCGTGCCTGATCCCACAAAGCGATGTGAATTACAAGTTATATACAAAAGGAGCAAACTTCATTTCCCGCAAAGACGGCATTTACATTGGAAGCAATGGGATTGTTGGAAACTGGGATACGACGCCGAGCAAGGAACAAACCGAAAAGACGGTTGGGATATTAATGAAGCTGATGGAGGAAATGAAAGGATAG
- a CDS encoding threonine aldolase family protein: MKIDLRSDTVTKPTKEMQQAMWAAEVGDDVLGDDPTVNALQEKAAKLFGMEEALFCPSGTMTNQLAIRVHTQPGSDVICDKYSHIYLYEGGGIMLNALSSVKLLDGDRGRLTAEQVAGAISPLHDIHSTVTRLVSLENTMNKGGGCYYDFNEINAIKKVCNDKNIPLHLDGARLFNALVETGESPLEYGKAFDSISICLSKGLGCPVGSLLLGTHNVITKARRFRKVMGGGWRQAGFLAAAGIYALDHHVERLKEDHARARAIGNMFEHLPEIEEIFPVDTNIVIIRLAEGLSEVDYVNKLAQQGILAVTFGKNLVRFVTHLDFTDDHLHEMSRRIRQI; encoded by the coding sequence ATGAAAATTGACCTGCGCAGCGATACAGTCACCAAGCCAACGAAGGAAATGCAGCAAGCCATGTGGGCAGCGGAAGTGGGTGATGATGTGTTAGGCGACGATCCGACGGTAAACGCATTGCAGGAAAAAGCAGCAAAATTGTTCGGGATGGAGGAAGCGCTTTTCTGCCCTTCGGGCACTATGACCAATCAACTGGCCATCCGCGTGCATACGCAGCCGGGCAGCGATGTGATCTGTGACAAATATTCGCACATTTACTTATATGAAGGCGGCGGCATTATGCTCAATGCCTTGTCGTCCGTGAAATTGCTCGACGGCGACCGCGGCAGGCTTACAGCCGAGCAAGTTGCGGGCGCAATCAGTCCTCTACACGACATTCATTCCACGGTAACCCGCCTCGTTTCGCTGGAAAATACCATGAACAAAGGGGGCGGCTGTTATTATGATTTTAATGAAATAAATGCGATTAAGAAGGTTTGCAATGATAAAAACATTCCCCTGCATCTCGATGGCGCGCGGCTTTTCAATGCATTGGTTGAAACCGGCGAAAGTCCGCTGGAATATGGGAAAGCATTCGATAGCATCAGCATTTGTCTTTCAAAAGGGCTGGGCTGTCCGGTTGGATCTTTGCTTCTGGGAACGCATAATGTGATCACAAAAGCGAGGCGTTTCCGGAAAGTAATGGGCGGCGGCTGGCGTCAGGCTGGCTTTCTGGCGGCAGCAGGCATTTATGCACTCGATCATCACGTGGAAAGGCTCAAAGAAGATCACGCGCGGGCGAGGGCAATTGGCAACATGTTTGAACATTTGCCAGAAATCGAAGAAATTTTCCCCGTAGATACCAACATCGTCATTATCAGGCTTGCTGAGGGTTTATCAGAAGTTGATTATGTAAATAAATTGGCTCAACAGGGCATTTTGGCCGTGACTTTTGGAAAAAACCTTGTGCGCTTCGTCACTCACCTGGATTTCACAGACGATCATTTGCATGAAATGAGCAGGCGGATCAGGCAAATCTAA
- a CDS encoding DUF421 domain-containing protein, with protein sequence MKEIFEWERFLMNELPFKFLLEVIVRSTIMFVFLLIALRVTGKRGVRQLSVFETVIIIALGSAAGDPMFYEDVGIIPALVVFTTIIILYRFVTWLTGKNEWFEKLIEGKTVCLIHEGRFSISAFKKETLAQDEFFSELRVKSIEHLGQVRSAYLEPSGEVSVFFYHDDEVKYGLPLLPDLYQSKSKKIFKDGLYACAFCGNVENLPSGAAVCPVCNRDEWVVAIKTLRLS encoded by the coding sequence ATGAAAGAAATTTTTGAGTGGGAAAGATTCCTGATGAACGAGCTGCCTTTCAAGTTTCTCTTGGAAGTGATTGTGCGTTCGACGATTATGTTTGTGTTTCTGCTCATTGCATTGCGCGTGACGGGAAAGCGGGGTGTAAGGCAACTTTCTGTATTCGAGACCGTGATCATCATTGCTTTGGGTTCGGCAGCCGGCGACCCGATGTTTTATGAAGATGTCGGTATTATTCCCGCGCTTGTAGTATTTACCACCATTATCATCCTTTACAGGTTTGTAACCTGGCTTACGGGAAAAAATGAGTGGTTTGAAAAACTCATTGAAGGAAAGACTGTCTGCCTGATCCATGAAGGCCGGTTTTCGATCAGCGCTTTTAAAAAAGAAACATTAGCGCAGGACGAATTTTTCTCCGAACTGCGGGTCAAAAGCATTGAACATTTAGGACAGGTTCGCAGTGCTTACCTGGAACCGTCGGGAGAAGTGAGCGTTTTCTTTTATCATGATGATGAAGTAAAATACGGCCTTCCGCTGCTGCCGGATCTTTATCAGTCAAAGAGTAAAAAAATCTTCAAGGATGGACTCTACGCCTGTGCTTTTTGTGGAAATGTTGAAAACTTGCCATCAGGCGCTGCCGTTTGCCCGGTTTGTAATAGGGACGAATGGGTGGTCGCAATCAAGACTTTGCGATTAAGCTGA
- a CDS encoding patatin-like phospholipase family protein: protein MKIGLVLSGGGARGIAHIGAIKALMERGIKPDIISGTSSGAFVGAMLAHGYTPDEIIEMILQTSFYPYIRFGFGANGLLHMNKLEAVLRKYIPENTFESLKTPLVVTATDIGSGEEIQYRNGELAIPVLASCCIPGLFSPIHFQGRELVDGGVLNNLPVEPIMQEADFLIGIHCNPFTLDKPIKRTTELIYRSLILAMHSKTKERFKKCNLLIEPAELSRFSIFDFRKAAQLFDAGYNYTRRLLEETDVDF from the coding sequence ATGAAAATCGGTTTGGTTTTGTCAGGTGGCGGAGCACGCGGCATTGCGCACATTGGCGCGATAAAAGCATTGATGGAGCGAGGAATTAAGCCAGACATTATCAGCGGGACCAGCTCCGGCGCCTTCGTAGGTGCAATGCTCGCGCACGGTTACACGCCGGATGAGATCATTGAAATGATCCTTCAAACCAGCTTTTATCCTTATATCAGGTTTGGATTCGGGGCAAACGGGCTGTTGCATATGAATAAATTGGAAGCAGTGCTGCGCAAATATATTCCTGAAAACACATTTGAATCTCTAAAAACCCCACTCGTCGTTACAGCAACGGACATTGGGTCGGGAGAAGAAATACAATATCGCAACGGTGAACTGGCCATTCCCGTGCTCGCCTCTTGCTGCATTCCGGGATTATTCAGCCCTATCCATTTTCAGGGACGTGAGCTCGTAGATGGCGGTGTGCTTAATAACCTACCCGTAGAGCCAATTATGCAGGAAGCCGATTTCCTGATCGGTATACATTGCAATCCATTCACATTAGACAAGCCTATAAAAAGGACCACAGAACTCATCTACCGCAGTCTTATCCTGGCCATGCACAGCAAAACCAAGGAACGTTTCAAAAAATGCAACCTGCTCATCGAGCCCGCAGAACTAAGCCGGTTCAGCATTTTCGATTTTCGAAAGGCCGCGCAGTTGTTTGACGCGGGTTACAATTATACGAGGCGATTGTTGGAGGAGACGGATGTTGATTTTTAG
- a CDS encoding TonB-dependent receptor, which yields MRFVFAVSLLLVSIAVSAQERITISGFVKEKGSQEQLPGVNVYIEGTPYGAVTNTYGFYSLTIPAADSAMLSFSFVGYERTDLRVGLKKNLELSIFLATINQLEEVVVSARRQEDYVSRSVQMSQIEIPIAQLKKVPAFFGEKDVLRVLQLMPGVQKGTEGQTGLYVRGGGPDQNLIILDDAVVYNANHLFGFFSIFNSDALKSVELTKGGFPARYGGRLSSVLEMNMKEGSKDKLHGEGGIGLISSRLTLEGPISKGKSSFLISGRRTYIDLLASPFIKQSQKGDASQVKPGYYFYDLNAKMNYDLGPKDKLYVSGYFGRDKFYVEEKSADSETRAGLDWGNATATMRWNHVLSQKLFVNTSFIFSNFNFGVSSYSKDMNGDGATQDEFSLEYNSRIRDFGVKTDFDFYPSAKHAIKFGAQVTQHKFIPSALAIEGSFIENPIERSVKPINTFEAGAYVEDTWQPFESLKMNAGFRLSAFQTQTKTYIRPEPRFSAALRLAQDFSVKASYAQMNQYVHLLSNTGLGLPTDLWVPTTDRVAPQQSQQVALGFAKDLERPALTLTLEGYYKNMDNILNYKEGSSFLSINGENANELSWEDNVTAGKGWSYGGEFLIQKKTGRLSGWVGYTLSWTYWKFPELNFGKTFFPRYDRRHDLSVVGIYELTKRITISSTWVYGTGNALTLPIATYTGVSDNFITRINPNGKPAIGWNGPTVSEYGQKNSFRAEPFHRMDFAIQFRKQKKRHERTWEFGIYNVYNRRNPFFYDIDTDDTETGSGGNTKNTLKRYSLFPVLPYFSYNFKF from the coding sequence ATGCGCTTTGTTTTTGCAGTCTCATTGCTGCTTGTTTCAATTGCGGTAAGCGCTCAGGAACGTATAACAATCAGCGGTTTCGTCAAGGAAAAAGGGAGCCAGGAGCAGTTGCCGGGAGTTAATGTATATATTGAGGGCACACCGTACGGCGCAGTAACCAACACTTATGGCTTTTACTCCCTGACCATTCCGGCTGCCGACAGCGCAATGCTATCGTTCTCATTTGTAGGTTATGAAAGGACTGATCTTCGCGTCGGTTTGAAGAAAAATCTCGAACTCAGCATTTTCCTTGCGACCATTAATCAATTGGAGGAAGTGGTTGTTTCTGCCCGCAGGCAGGAAGATTATGTGAGTCGGTCGGTGCAAATGAGCCAGATTGAAATTCCCATTGCGCAGCTGAAAAAAGTCCCTGCTTTTTTTGGTGAAAAGGACGTTTTACGCGTGCTCCAACTGATGCCGGGCGTTCAAAAAGGAACCGAAGGACAAACGGGACTTTACGTACGTGGCGGCGGTCCGGACCAGAACCTGATCATCCTCGATGATGCGGTTGTTTACAATGCCAACCACCTTTTTGGGTTTTTTTCGATATTTAACAGCGATGCATTGAAAAGTGTGGAGCTTACCAAAGGCGGATTTCCGGCGCGCTATGGCGGCAGACTTTCTTCTGTTTTGGAAATGAATATGAAAGAAGGAAGTAAAGACAAGCTGCATGGCGAAGGCGGGATCGGGCTCATATCGTCCAGACTAACATTGGAAGGGCCTATTTCGAAAGGAAAATCTTCGTTCCTGATCTCGGGACGCAGAACTTACATTGATCTGCTGGCTTCTCCATTCATTAAACAATCTCAAAAAGGCGACGCCAGCCAGGTTAAACCGGGTTATTATTTTTATGATCTGAATGCAAAAATGAACTACGATCTCGGCCCCAAAGACAAGCTTTATGTAAGCGGTTATTTTGGAAGGGATAAATTTTACGTAGAAGAAAAAAGCGCCGATTCCGAAACCAGGGCCGGGCTCGACTGGGGCAATGCAACGGCCACCATGCGCTGGAACCACGTGCTGAGCCAAAAGCTCTTTGTTAACACCTCATTTATTTTCAGCAATTTCAATTTCGGCGTTTCCAGCTATTCCAAAGACATGAACGGCGATGGTGCGACGCAGGATGAGTTCAGTCTCGAATACAATTCGCGGATCAGGGATTTTGGAGTAAAAACAGATTTTGACTTTTATCCTTCCGCGAAGCACGCGATCAAGTTCGGGGCGCAGGTTACGCAGCATAAGTTCATCCCTTCGGCGCTCGCCATTGAAGGTTCTTTTATTGAAAATCCGATCGAAAGATCCGTTAAGCCGATTAATACATTTGAGGCTGGCGCCTACGTGGAAGACACCTGGCAGCCATTTGAATCATTAAAAATGAATGCTGGCTTCCGGTTAAGCGCATTTCAAACCCAAACAAAAACTTATATCCGCCCCGAGCCCAGGTTCTCAGCAGCATTGCGGCTCGCGCAGGATTTTTCAGTAAAAGCTTCCTACGCCCAAATGAACCAGTATGTGCATTTGCTGTCCAACACCGGATTGGGCCTACCCACGGATCTTTGGGTGCCAACCACCGACCGCGTGGCGCCGCAGCAATCGCAACAGGTTGCGCTGGGTTTTGCCAAGGATCTGGAAAGGCCGGCATTGACACTGACTTTGGAAGGTTATTACAAAAACATGGATAACATTCTCAACTACAAAGAAGGATCTTCGTTTTTGAGCATTAACGGCGAGAATGCCAATGAGTTGAGCTGGGAAGACAATGTTACGGCTGGAAAAGGCTGGTCTTACGGAGGCGAGTTTCTAATCCAGAAAAAAACGGGCAGACTTTCGGGCTGGGTTGGCTACACATTATCCTGGACTTACTGGAAATTCCCCGAATTGAATTTTGGAAAAACATTCTTTCCACGCTATGATCGGCGACATGACCTTTCTGTTGTAGGCATTTACGAGCTTACCAAGCGCATAACCATCTCGTCTACATGGGTTTACGGAACCGGAAATGCATTGACACTGCCCATTGCCACCTATACCGGCGTGAGTGACAATTTTATTACCAGAATAAACCCGAACGGCAAGCCGGCCATCGGCTGGAACGGCCCGACTGTGAGTGAATACGGACAAAAAAACAGTTTCCGTGCAGAGCCGTTTCACCGCATGGATTTCGCCATTCAATTCCGCAAACAGAAAAAACGGCATGAGCGCACGTGGGAATTTGGGATTTACAATGTATACAACCGCAGAAACCCGTTTTTTTATGATATAGATACGGACGACACAGAAACGGGAAGCGGTGGCAACACCAAAAACACACTTAAACGTTATTCCCTGTTCCCAGTCCTCCCCTATTTCAGCTATAATTTTAAGTTCTAA